The nucleotide sequence AATGCACTGAAACGCTCCATACAATCTACCAGAAGGCCAATGCCCCTTTCAAAATTCGCTTCAAAAATAAGTTCGTCTGCTTTTCTCCGGAAAAATTTATTGAAATCATTGATGACAAGATCTATACCTATCCAATGAAAGGCACCATTGACGCATCTCTTCGTGATGCTGAAGCAACAATCCTTGGCGATGAAAAAGAGATGGCGGAGCACCTGATGGTCGTCGACCTCCTGCGTAACGACCTTGGCATTGTGGCATCCAATATACGTGTCGAAAAGTTCCGCTATATCGACAGGATCAAAGCCGGAGCAAAAGAGCTACTGCAGGTTAGCTCGCAGATATCCGGACAGTTGGAAAACACATGGCCTACCCGCATCGAAGAGATCCTGCGATCCCTTTTGCCTGCGGGAAGTATAAGCGGTACACCGAAAAAACGAACCGTAGAGATTATCAAAGAGATTGAAGGGTACGAACGCGGTTATTTTACAGGGGTATTCGGCTATTTTGACGGCAAAAACCTCTATAGTGCCGTATCCATCCGCTATATCGAACAGACATCGAATGGACTGGTCTACAAGAGCGGCGGCGGGATAACAATCGACAGTGATGCGAAAAAAGAGTATGAGGAACTGATCGACAAGATCTATATTCCCTAGAGCACAGTAGCAGAGATAGAAATAGGCTAATGCAGTTGATGCCAAGTGATTGATTAGAAGTAAGGTATTTGATGATTGATTGTAAATTGTAAGTAGAAGGATAAATCCGAGAACCAGGCGGCGACCTACGTTCCCAACCCTGCAAGGGTCAGTATTATCAGCGATGAGAGGCTTAGCTTCCGGGTTCGGAATGGGGCCGGGCGTTTCCCTCTCTCTATAGCCACCTGGACAATCGGATCGAAAAGCTTCGAGAAGCTCTTGGATCCGA is from Sulfurimonas sp. HSL-1656 and encodes:
- a CDS encoding aminodeoxychorismate synthase component I; the encoded protein is MATASLNSLCAVATPFFFLSDFEGKSLTCYPLDTLSDEDIEFSFHASGTPHASTLDKKPVDFETYKAKLDNVQEYIRCGETYLLNLTQPTPIKCTETLHTIYQKANAPFKIRFKNKFVCFSPEKFIEIIDDKIYTYPMKGTIDASLRDAEATILGDEKEMAEHLMVVDLLRNDLGIVASNIRVEKFRYIDRIKAGAKELLQVSSQISGQLENTWPTRIEEILRSLLPAGSISGTPKKRTVEIIKEIEGYERGYFTGVFGYFDGKNLYSAVSIRYIEQTSNGLVYKSGGGITIDSDAKKEYEELIDKIYIP